A region from the Branchiostoma lanceolatum isolate klBraLanc5 chromosome 2, klBraLanc5.hap2, whole genome shotgun sequence genome encodes:
- the LOC136427335 gene encoding uncharacterized protein encodes MGAYKEHMENVLTKRQKAADSSGPTPNGLAADRKVVGVAGKWYDVTTFVDRHPGGDVLKYFLNKDATDVFRSSHPVSGVSEKYLKSLKVVGTYKYDFDADPFNQDMRGLYERLLKEGYYKTNLWWYARKVAVCGLIFAAMLWLVVGFQQTWVHCLAGVLLAIFWQQIGFMMHDLMHHQIFETQKVTNLVGTFVGSVCFGVSANWWRDEHWVHHMLTNTICYKTDFQDPQVFEPTWAQNVMLFPLMKTKFQAFLVQIQHIIFIPACMIGGRLDAIIGSYKEEKEFRQYIAFGLHWMWMCALLSLLPNWEERAVFYAIAAFGEGLLHIQILINHYAKDIFLKDELHQMEFYRYQTEQNINISNPWWMDWFHGGLNFHIEHHCFPRVPRHNLRKVGDMIQEICRKHNVPYDSSPFTTVIWRTLNTLYNMKFLFKLDPR; translated from the exons ATGGGGGCTTACAAAGAGCACATGGAGAATGTTCTAACCAAGCGGCAGAAGGCGGCCGATAGTTCCGGGCCCACGCCCAACGGCCTGGCTGCGGACAGGAAGGTAGTCGGCGTTGCCGGCAAGTGGTACGACGTCACCACGTTCGTCGACCGGCACCCCGGCGGCGACGTCCTGAAGTACTTCCTGAATAAAGACGCCACCGACGTCTTCCGCAGCAGTCACCCCGTCAGCGGCGTCTCCGAGAAGTACCTTAAGTCGCTTAAGGTTGTGGGCACCTACAAGTACGACTTCGACGCCGACCCGTTCAACCAAGACATGCGGGGTCTCTACGAGCGGCTCCTGAAGGAGGGGTACTACAAGACGAACCTATGGTGGTACGCCCGTAAGGTGGCCGTCTGTGGGCTGATCTTCGCCGCTATGCTGTGGCTAGTGGTGGGGTTCCAGCAGACATGGGTCCACTGTCTAGCCGGGGTTCTGCTCGCTATCTTCTGGCAGCAGATCGGATTCATGATGCACGACCTCATGCATCACCAAATCTTTGAAACTCAAAAG GTGACCAACCTTGTGGGCACGTTTGTGGGGTCGGTCTGCTTCGGCGTGAGCGCCAACTGGTGGCGTGACGAACACTGGGTGCACCACATGCTGACCAACACGATATGCTACAAGACGGACTTTCAGGACCCACAGGTGTTTGAGCCCACCTGGGCCCAGAATGTCATGCTGTTTCCGCTGATGAAGACCAAGTTTCAGGCCTTCCTGGTTCAG ATTCAGCACATCATCTTCATCCCAGCCTGCATGATCGGTGGACGTCTGGATGCCATCATCGGCAGCTACAAGGAGGAGAAGGAGTTCCGGCAGTACATCGCGTTTGGCCTCCACTGGATGTGGATGTGTGCACTGCTGTCCCTCCTACCGAACTGGGAG GAGCGAGCGGTGTTCTACGCTATTGCTGCCTTTGGGGAGGGCCTTCTGCACATCCAGATCCTGATCAACCACTACGCCAAGGACATCTTCCTGAAGGACGAGCTGCACCAGATGGAGTTCTACAGATACCAG ACGGAGCAGAACATCAACATCTCCAACCCCTGGTGGATGGACTGGTTCCACGGTGGTCTCAACTTCCACATCGAGCACCACTGCTTCCCGCGTGTTCCTCGCCACAACCTGCGCAAG GTGGGAGACATGATTCAGGAGATATGCCGTAAGCACAACGTTCCCTACGACTCTTCCCCGTTCACCACCGTCATCTGGCGTACGCTGAACACCCTCTACAACATGAAGTTCCTGTTCAAGCTGGATCCACGCTAA